One genomic segment of Xyrauchen texanus isolate HMW12.3.18 chromosome 5, RBS_HiC_50CHRs, whole genome shotgun sequence includes these proteins:
- the LOC127643812 gene encoding C-type lectin domain family 4 member E-like isoform X2: MMEPEDIYQNAEVINCIKASERDPKTEDLHANEDTIGTRNSKFSFIQTQAKAQNHGSGRFVLSTVCLGVICVLLVVGIIVQHNKLMEERDLLNLSYTNIVNEYNQTINRLQVNYSEQNLANVQLQSRFNSLNKKKLQLETELKKKNSQKGWYFISSEEKSWSDSRQFCRDHGGDLLIINSEEEQKLISSFNQNVWIGLSDIKKEGDMKWVNNSPLNGGFWKENEPNNLGGNEDCVVLDPALPVLTNWNDLLCTHKKKWICEN; encoded by the exons ATGATGGAACCGGAGGACATTTATCAAAATGCTGAAGTCATAAACTGCATCAAGGCCAGTGAGAGAGACCCGAAAACAGAAGATCTGCACGCGAATGAGGACACTATTGGAACTCGAAATTCAAAATTCTCTTTCATCCAGACTCAAGCAAAAGCTCAAAATCACG GAAGTGGACGTTTTGTGCTGAGCACTGTGTGTCTTGGGGTCATTTGTGTTTTATTGGTGGTCGGCATCATCGTGCAACATAACAAACTCATGGAAGAGCGAGACCTGTTGAATCTGAGTTACACAAACATTGTTAATGAGTACAACCAAACTATAAACAGGTTGCAGGTCAATTACAGTGAACAGAATCTGGCAAACGTTCAGTTACAGAGCAGATTCAACTCTTTGAATAAGAAGAAACTGCAGCTGGAGACTGAACTAAAGAAGAAGAACTCTCAAAAGG GCTGGTATTTCATATCCAGTGAGGAGAAGAGCTGGTCAGACAGCAGACAGTTCTGCAGGGATCATGGTGGAGATCTGCTCATTATCAACAGTGAAGAGGAACAG AAGCTCATATCTTCCTTCAATCAGAATGTGTGGATTGGCTTGTCAGACATCAAGAAAGAGGGTGACATGAAATGGGTGAATAATTCACCGCTGAATGGAGG GTTTTGGAAAGAAAATGAACCGAATAACTTGGGTGGAAATGAGGACTGTGTTGTTCTGGATCCAGCATTACCGGTTCTGACGAACTGGAATGATCTTCTGTGCACACATAAGAAAAAATGGATTTGTGAGAATTAG
- the LOC127643812 gene encoding C-type lectin domain family 4 member E-like isoform X1 yields the protein MMEPEDIYQNAEVINCIKASERDPKTEDLHANEDTIGTRNSKFSFIQTQAKAQNHAGSGRFVLSTVCLGVICVLLVVGIIVQHNKLMEERDLLNLSYTNIVNEYNQTINRLQVNYSEQNLANVQLQSRFNSLNKKKLQLETELKKKNSQKGWYFISSEEKSWSDSRQFCRDHGGDLLIINSEEEQKLISSFNQNVWIGLSDIKKEGDMKWVNNSPLNGGFWKENEPNNLGGNEDCVVLDPALPVLTNWNDLLCTHKKKWICEN from the exons ATGATGGAACCGGAGGACATTTATCAAAATGCTGAAGTCATAAACTGCATCAAGGCCAGTGAGAGAGACCCGAAAACAGAAGATCTGCACGCGAATGAGGACACTATTGGAACTCGAAATTCAAAATTCTCTTTCATCCAGACTCAAGCAAAAGCTCAAAATCACG CAGGAAGTGGACGTTTTGTGCTGAGCACTGTGTGTCTTGGGGTCATTTGTGTTTTATTGGTGGTCGGCATCATCGTGCAACATAACAAACTCATGGAAGAGCGAGACCTGTTGAATCTGAGTTACACAAACATTGTTAATGAGTACAACCAAACTATAAACAGGTTGCAGGTCAATTACAGTGAACAGAATCTGGCAAACGTTCAGTTACAGAGCAGATTCAACTCTTTGAATAAGAAGAAACTGCAGCTGGAGACTGAACTAAAGAAGAAGAACTCTCAAAAGG GCTGGTATTTCATATCCAGTGAGGAGAAGAGCTGGTCAGACAGCAGACAGTTCTGCAGGGATCATGGTGGAGATCTGCTCATTATCAACAGTGAAGAGGAACAG AAGCTCATATCTTCCTTCAATCAGAATGTGTGGATTGGCTTGTCAGACATCAAGAAAGAGGGTGACATGAAATGGGTGAATAATTCACCGCTGAATGGAGG GTTTTGGAAAGAAAATGAACCGAATAACTTGGGTGGAAATGAGGACTGTGTTGTTCTGGATCCAGCATTACCGGTTCTGACGAACTGGAATGATCTTCTGTGCACACATAAGAAAAAATGGATTTGTGAGAATTAG